The Drosophila sulfurigaster albostrigata strain 15112-1811.04 chromosome 3, ASM2355843v2, whole genome shotgun sequence genomic sequence aatGACTCTGTTGTTCACTTAATACGCTGTCCATTAAATAAACACGAACACTCTAATGCCctatacaaacacacaaacgcacactcatatatatacgtagctaaatattgcattaaataaaatcgaaaataggCTTTGAGGGCGATCTGGCAAGTGGGGATTAGCGTGGACACGTTCCAATCTCGGCTGTGATATCAAAAGACccaaacgaaaatgaaatgccaaataaattcaactcgAAAAGTGAATACACTCCTTAGTTATAATCATCatacaatttttcatttgtaataattttaatcgttataaaaaataacataaaatttcGTGCTAAATTAATCTcatcttaaatattaaattttgtacaaCTTAGCGAATATGCCctctttaaaatgttttgcttaaaacgacaaacaaaagcaaagccaaagtgcgcttttcaattattttttgcgtCCACTCGACAACTTTTTAAGTGTGGGCTTTCCTCTCCGCCCCACCACTCTCCACTCTACACCATCTTTCCTCATCAGGCCAGGCATGAGTTCAGTGTTTTCCAGAACAAAATGGTTCCTGTATGGATTCGGCAATTCAATGTGCAGTCGTCTACActtttattgctttaattGCCCAATGGAGTGCGACGAGGGCAACAGAATATACTCTGGAAATGTACACATGTTGCTAATGAAGTTCTCCAACTTTATTTCTCTCATGTCAGGTCATAATCTGTTAATCTGCGAGCCAAGCTGCTTACAGTATTCTCGTATGTACAAAACCATATTCCCATACTCCGAGCTAGGCCATCAAATATGTGCAAGCTCTGCTTTCGTCAATAGTAAGCTCCAGTACATTGCCCAGGTTACCAGACATAAACATACTCAATACTGTCTGAGAGCCACTTATCGAAACTTGGAAATACCGAAGAGAACGTGCAATCTTTATACGTTTCTCAACTGAGCAGCTATCACTTATAAAGACAGTTTCAGTTGCTAGCACtcccttcttttagttattatattattttgtgtaatgattaacatgtaaataaataaataaatataaagacaGATTCTCTTCAGTTCATGTTTCACTTTATCTTCACTGCatattttggcaaaaaaaagtaatgaaaacTGCACAACGTTTCCCAAATTTTTACTTCTCTTTTGTCGATCTTATACTATTACGAGTAGATACCCTGCAGAACTGGAGTTGAGAAGTGCAAAGCGGATCCGCGATCAATTATTTGGTgagttacttaaaaaataatatatgtatgtattatatgtttaatgtgtgaaatattaaataaacagataATAAAAGAACGTCAAGCAGTTAGcataatgtaatgtaatgtatAGTTCTACAGTGGAAAGCGACAATGTGCCTAAAGAAGAGGAAGTGAAAATTATGACAGAAAATCTACCTTATGGAAATAATGACAGGGGAATGCGGCCctaaaaaaagaagacaattTCTTTGGTGTTATGATCGGTTACTTACCGACCCTTCAATGGGGTCCCATGTAAACACTTATTTTACCGGCCGTTCCATGGGTCTAATGTAAGTAGTTTCTTTAAAGAGCCTAATATGTTGCACTATTTCACTAGTTCGTGGGTAATCGAGGCGGTGGCGATTGACCCTATTCGCGgacatttcatacaaaaacggaaattaaaaaacgcATGGCTAGACGCTACTTTGTAAGTAGTGGTGGTCTGCTGGTAAGTGCTTATTTCACCAGCAACGAACTAGCGCTCAGAACTGCAGGGTAACAAtgtttgtaaattataattcagttaaaagaaaaactttctGAATTGAGaagtatttattgcaaattcataggttcatttttttcttggtATCCTTTacagaaattatattttatccAAATTTTCACTCTGTTTGGCGTTCTCCTCGATCCAAGAGCGCAACTCAGGAACGGATGCATAAACGCCTGGTTTATTTGGACGAGCACATCCTGTGCCCCATGACACAATACCCAGCAGCTTATTCTCGAAGATCAGGGGGCCACCAGAGTCACCCTGGCAGGCATCCTTGCCACCGCCAGTGACGCCTGCACATAACATACGACTGGTCAGCATAATGGAATAGGCGGACTTGCAAGCGGAGTTCTCGATAATGTTTACTTCCACCTTTTGAAGGTCACTAGCTAAATTGCCATCTTCAGTAGTTGTTCCCCAACCAGTTACAAGGACAGGAGTAGCATTTTCAGGACGTTCCGTTGCCAATTCAATTGGCTGAGCATTCTCATTATACTCAATCTCTCCGTCTAGGAACAGAAGCGCTACATCGTAGTCATTATTTAGTTTCCTATAATTTTCATGAATGACAAATTTCCGTACAGCTAGCTCTTGGCCAGTAGGGAAGAAGATATTGTTGATGCCAACGTAGATCGTCAGATCGGAAGCATCAGCTAGAGTATTCACACAATGAGCTGCGCTCACAATGGTATTTCTGTTATAAATTGATTGCCTCGGTAACGCATGGAAATCTGATGAGGATACTCGCGAATGTTAGTTGTTTCGCCGCCAACAATTCTTCCGTCTGGCATCGGCACATCGCTGTGGAAGACGGTGCTTGCCAGCGATGAACCGATTATGAAAAGCGCTATCAAGATGCGAAACATTTTTACAAACTAACATGACATTGTTGGAGATCGGCCTTTTTATAATGgttaatttttgattaaaagcgATAAGGAAAACGACATAAATCTATCGTAACCGCGTTAAGGTTAATGTCTGTCATATCTTATCCTTATCGACAGCTGACGATGAAAGGGGATCGCCCAATAAGCTTTAGTTGCAAAGCTTACTGATACggaattttattttggttgtattcaattaatttgaatttaataagttcactataatatcaatattgtattttttttatttatatgcactAGATAATCTTTCTTTCCGTAGAATTTTCTTCTATTctatatttgcataaataatacaCCGCAAAACTCGTGAAAAAGCacttttttaaacaaaactatctaaaaaatatttgtaaatactttttaatataattttcagaTGGAAGAGACAAAAAAGATCACTTATGCAGACAGATTCTCAATGGCATTCAGTTAATGTTTGATCTTCTCTTCACTGAATgaaaaagtaatgaaaatgGAACTTAAGTTACAAAAAGTGCACTGTGGTTTGGTGGTTTAAAAGTGTATTCATCGACTCCAGGACTTTTAGACTTTTAAGTTATATTGACAGGGTTGACAgggtttttgttgctttggttgagaatataatttattttgtactctttggtatatttgtaccAGAACTGTACCagaaaatttcttttgttatattttaaacataattctGATCTGTCTTGCATATGTTTTTaaagggtagcgggtatcacAAATTAATGCATACTTGACTCTAGATTTCTTACTCATTTTTCATTAGCTTCAAGATCAAGAGCTAGGACAACTAAACTGGTCACAGGCCAATCTATCCCCCCATAATAATTGAAGGAACAATGTTTAAAGCTTATCATAAATTACAgatgcaataaataattttatagaagcgttgacattttaatattttgtgtattccCCCAGAATCAGGTATCTTCGGGACTTGCTTAACCGACTGTAATACGAGTTGATAACAATACCCGATTATCACGAGCtattttttagtaaattatGATACAATCAAAAGAAGAACTTTTTGGTTTCATGagtatttattgcaaattcaTATGTTCAAAATTATACCCACAATGTGgaagagtattataatttgtatgaaacaggcagaagaagccATCTCTGAACCcgtaaagtatatacatatatgttatttttgatcagcgtcaataaACGAGacaatatagccatgtccgtctttCTGTTCGTCTGTCTATCTGACTGTCCATCCGTCAgttcgtatgaacacctagatccaatatatttttttgctctagatttttgccacgctcacttccgccccgcaaatcgaaaaatttaatataaagcaaaatttaaagctagatttACGACAGtctattaaagaaaaaaaattttatatggGAAAATACAGCTGATGCGGCCATTAACTGCTCTGAAACATTTTATTCTCTATGGAATATTTGCTTTGTAACAGTATTACAAATAAAgctttttgaatatttcaaaatttgtatagtacataaatttagtatatgtGAAGAAGAATattgcactgttttgcttttgctgaaaatggatagcgggtatctcccgatcgagcatactcgacttccttatttgtttctcttttctgTTGAATGTtgagaaaatttgaaaaattaatttccgcTGTAGGTATTAAGCTATTCAATAAATCACAgatgcaataaatattattatagaagcattgatatttttgtgtattccCCATAATCGAGTATCTCCCATGCTCGAGCTAGTCGAGCTTAATCAACAGTAATACGAGAAGATAACAATGTTTGGAAATTACCCGATTAGTACGTgctattttgtaaattatgatacaaataaaaagaactttCTAATTTGAGTGTTGTTTACCAATTAACATGctcaatttttatacccgctacccaaaggaAGAAGGTAATATAGGCATATCTGTCTTTACGTATGATCCGAAAGATCTCAGTGACTATAAGagctattaattttattttgttatttttttgcgcagattaattttgttttagatttttgggaaaaacgcctacttactgggggtcttagttgctttggccgataATCTGGTATAATGTGCCGTCCATGGTGTAATTTGAATGTTGCActgtatcgatataacaattataccctttggtaaattttttagtatttttgtagcattttcggtatgttttgaaaataataccggaataatttgcttttattcaaaatgggtagcgggtatctcacggtcgagcacactcgactgtagctttcttacttgtttactcTATGGATTGTGTTTAATGTAACATAATATCGAATTGCTAAATAGtgcttttggtttgttttagtatattttcagtatattaatttgatataatttaaaaataatacagcttttatttaaaatcgagcaccttgactgtagctttttatatgtttttcttAATCATCTTTAAAGACATTTATTGTTTCCCAAATTTGCACTCTCTTTAGCGGTCAATCATATAGTACCATACCATACCatattactatataatatattttgaacaacAGTCTTTCAATTCCCCAAGTCAGAAAATGTAATTACCAGTGTAAGTTTCAAGCTGTTCAATAAATCACAGATGAAATAAACAATATCATATAAGTGTTGATACTTTAATACTTTGTGCCTTCCCCTAGAATTAGCTATAACACGGTCTTGCTTAGTGTACGGTGATACGAGTAGATaacaatatttggaaattacCCGATTAACACGTGTTAAATTATGATACAATTAAAAGAAGAACTTTCAGATTTGACaagtatttattaca encodes the following:
- the LOC133845359 gene encoding LOW QUALITY PROTEIN: trypsin alpha-3-like (The sequence of the model RefSeq protein was modified relative to this genomic sequence to represent the inferred CDS: inserted 1 base in 1 codon) gives rise to the protein MFRILIALFIIGSSLASTVFHSDVPMPDGRIVGGETTNIREYPHQISMRYRGNXIYNRNTIVSAAHCVNTLADASDLTIYVGINNIFFPTGQELAVRKFVIHENYRKLNNDYDVALLFLDGEIEYNENAQPIELATERPENATPVLVTGWGTTTEDGNLASDLQKVEVNIIENSACKSAYSIMLTSRMLCAGVTGGGKDACQGDSGGPLIFENKLLGIVSWGTGCARPNKPGVYASVPELRSWIEENAKQSENLDKI